CTGGAGACCTTCTCGCTGATCGACGGCCCGCCCGCCCCGGTGATCCTCTCCGTCAACGCCCTCGACGCCGACGGCACCGACACCTCCTGGCTGTGGGACGTCGACTACGAGCGCCTCGCCGGGCACCCGGTCTTCGTGATGGGCCAGCGCAAGCTGGACCTGGCCGTGCGCCTGGAGGTCGCCGGGCTCCAGTTCCACGTGGTGGACACCCTGGAGCAGGCCGTCCGGATGGCCCCGCCCGGCCGGATCGAGGCCATCGCCAACTACACCGCCTTCCAGCAGCTGCGGAAGGTCGTGGCCGGCTGATGCCGCGCCCGCACTCCCACCTTTACGTGACGGAAGGCCTTCGAGGATGAGTGAGAGCAGCCTGCGCGTGGTCTGGGTCTACCCGGACCTGCTCAGCACCTACGGCGACCGGGGCAACGCCCTGGTCGTGGAGCGCCGGGCCCGCCAGCGCCACCTCAACGTGACCCGGATCGACGTCCGCTCCGACCAGGCGATCCCCACCAGCGGCGACATCTACCTGATCGGCGGCGGCGAGGACCGCCCGCAGCGCCTGGCCGCCGAGCGGCTGCGCGCCGACACCGGCCTGGTGCGGGCCGCCGAGAACGGCGCGATCATCTTCGGCGTCTGCGCGGGCTTCCAGATCATGGGCCACGAGTTCATCAACGACCTCGGCGAGCGCGAGCCGGGCCTGGGCCTGCTCGACGTCTGGACCCAGCGCGGCGAGGGCGCCCGCTGCGTCGGCGACGTGCTCGCCGACGTCGACCCGCGGCTCGGCCTGCCGCAGCTGACCGGCTTCGAGAACCACCAGGGCGTCACCCACCTCGGCCAGGGCGTCCAGCCCTTCGCCACCGTCTCCGTCGGCCGGGGCAACGGCACCGGCGACGGCACCGAGGGCGCCTGGCGGGACACCGTCTTCGGCACCTACCTGCACGGCCCGGTGCTGGCGCGCAACCCCGCCGTGGCCGACATGCTGATCAAGCTGGCGCTGGACGTCAACGCCCTGCCGCCGGCGGACACCACCTGGTACGACGCGCTGCGCGCCGAGCGCATCGCCGCCGCGACGCGCCCCCAGTAGTACCTCCGTACGCCCCGGCCGGGTGCCCGCGATGCGGTCACCCGGCCCGCGGGCGGCCCCGGACGTACGACAATGGGGCTGCCTACTGCACACCCTCCTCGGCAGCAGGCTGCACTTCCGCGCGGGGGCGCCGACGGCGCCGCTCCCGCGTCGGCTCCTGCCCGGCCGGACCAGGGGCCGTATGCTCGACACCACGGTCGGTTTCGGACGTTCTGTCCGGACCGACCGGTCCTTCACCCCACGGC
The genomic region above belongs to Streptomyces sp. 1331.2 and contains:
- a CDS encoding type 1 glutamine amidotransferase, whose product is MSESSLRVVWVYPDLLSTYGDRGNALVVERRARQRHLNVTRIDVRSDQAIPTSGDIYLIGGGEDRPQRLAAERLRADTGLVRAAENGAIIFGVCAGFQIMGHEFINDLGEREPGLGLLDVWTQRGEGARCVGDVLADVDPRLGLPQLTGFENHQGVTHLGQGVQPFATVSVGRGNGTGDGTEGAWRDTVFGTYLHGPVLARNPAVADMLIKLALDVNALPPADTTWYDALRAERIAAATRPQ